The following coding sequences lie in one Variovorax terrae genomic window:
- the hscB gene encoding Fe-S protein assembly co-chaperone HscB, producing the protein MNLQSTDFELFGVPERFAQERAALDARWKDLQREAHPDRFAAQGAAAQRVAMQWSVRINEAYQRLKDPLRRAAYLCELHGAPIGAHSNTAMPADFLMQQMAWREALDEAATQDGLDRLQAEVLAARREALQRCERLLDAEHAYAQAAQQVRALMFIERFAGDVEARYDQLGQ; encoded by the coding sequence ATGAATCTCCAATCTACTGACTTCGAACTGTTCGGCGTGCCCGAGCGCTTCGCGCAGGAGCGTGCCGCGCTGGATGCCCGCTGGAAAGACCTGCAGCGCGAGGCCCATCCCGACAGGTTCGCGGCCCAGGGCGCAGCGGCGCAGCGCGTGGCCATGCAGTGGTCCGTGCGCATCAACGAGGCCTACCAGCGCCTGAAGGATCCGCTGCGGCGCGCCGCCTACCTGTGCGAGCTGCACGGCGCGCCGATCGGCGCCCACAGCAACACGGCCATGCCGGCCGACTTCCTGATGCAGCAGATGGCCTGGCGCGAGGCGCTGGACGAGGCCGCCACGCAGGACGGGCTGGATCGCCTTCAGGCCGAAGTGCTGGCGGCGCGGCGCGAGGCGCTGCAGCGCTGCGAGCGCCTGCTCGATGCCGAGCACGCGTACGCGCAGGCCGCGCAGCAGGTCAGAGCCCTTATGTTCATTGAGCGCTTTGCCGGCGACGTGGAAGCCCGCTACGACCAACTGGGACAATAG
- a CDS encoding RCC1 domain-containing protein, with translation MQISLISRPVAAVVLGTLVAAMLAACGGGDDIAAGPAAGSATGGAGGPGGSPPATPTLSLSAPARAVANTLYRYSATLSTGTISVQNWSWDDGGPDGTTNPAGHVWNTPGQFKVNFSAVAGGNLLNGKQATVVVAEPMSVGEKHACAIVPGGTVACWGYNGWGQLGDGTTVDQSLPIPVPGLSGVVALSLGAYYGCALASGGTVACWGYNGQGQIGDGSAAVTRPSPVAVAGLSGAVALSAGGRHACAMKSDATVVCWGYNGEGQLGDGTTANKNTPVAVSGLSGVISVSSGFISSCALKSDGSVACWGNNSSGQLGDGTFLDRTTPVAVPGLSGVAAVSVGVDAACALKLDGTVVCWGGNHVGQLGDGTTVLRTAPVAVAGLAGAMALSLGSGGHACALKSDGAVACWGYNGQGQVGDGTKANRLTATPIAGLSGVAAINAGESSSCALKTDGTPLCWGLNNLGQVGDGTLVDRLVPTRLGNNWIFWK, from the coding sequence ATGCAGATTTCTTTGATTTCCAGGCCCGTCGCGGCCGTCGTCCTGGGCACGCTGGTGGCCGCCATGCTGGCGGCCTGCGGCGGCGGCGATGACATCGCCGCTGGCCCGGCCGCCGGCTCGGCTACCGGTGGGGCTGGTGGGCCCGGCGGCTCGCCGCCGGCCACCCCCACGCTCAGCCTCAGCGCCCCGGCGCGCGCGGTGGCCAACACCCTCTACCGCTACAGCGCCACGCTCAGCACGGGCACCATCAGCGTGCAGAACTGGAGCTGGGACGATGGTGGCCCCGACGGCACCACCAACCCGGCCGGCCATGTCTGGAACACGCCAGGCCAATTCAAGGTGAACTTCAGCGCGGTGGCCGGCGGCAACCTGCTCAATGGCAAGCAAGCCACGGTGGTCGTGGCCGAGCCCATGTCGGTGGGAGAAAAGCACGCCTGCGCCATCGTGCCCGGCGGCACCGTGGCCTGCTGGGGCTACAACGGCTGGGGTCAACTGGGGGACGGCACAACGGTCGACCAATCCCTCCCCATCCCGGTGCCGGGCCTGAGCGGCGTCGTCGCCCTGAGCCTGGGCGCCTACTACGGCTGCGCCCTCGCCTCGGGCGGCACCGTGGCCTGCTGGGGCTACAACGGCCAGGGGCAGATCGGCGATGGCAGCGCGGCCGTGACCCGGCCCAGCCCCGTCGCCGTTGCAGGCTTGAGTGGCGCCGTGGCCCTGAGTGCAGGAGGCCGGCATGCCTGCGCCATGAAATCCGACGCCACCGTGGTGTGCTGGGGCTACAACGGCGAAGGCCAGCTCGGCGACGGCACCACCGCCAACAAGAACACACCCGTGGCGGTGTCGGGCCTGAGCGGCGTCATCAGCGTCAGCAGCGGCTTCATCAGCAGCTGCGCGCTGAAATCCGACGGCAGCGTGGCCTGCTGGGGCAACAACAGCTCCGGCCAACTGGGCGATGGCACGTTCCTGGACAGAACCACGCCCGTCGCCGTGCCCGGCCTGAGCGGCGTCGCGGCCGTGAGCGTGGGGGTCGATGCCGCCTGCGCCCTGAAGCTCGACGGCACGGTGGTCTGCTGGGGCGGCAACCACGTCGGCCAGCTCGGCGACGGCACCACGGTGCTCAGAACCGCCCCCGTGGCCGTCGCGGGCCTGGCGGGCGCCATGGCCCTGAGCCTGGGCAGCGGCGGGCACGCCTGCGCCCTGAAATCCGACGGCGCGGTGGCCTGCTGGGGCTACAACGGGCAGGGACAAGTCGGCGATGGCACCAAGGCCAACCGACTGACCGCCACCCCCATCGCCGGCCTGAGCGGCGTGGCCGCCATCAATGCGGGCGAATCCAGTTCCTGCGCCTTGAAGACCGACGGAACACCGCTGTGCTGGGGCCTCAACAACCTCGGCCAGGTCGGCGACGGCACGCTGGTGGACAGACTGGTTCCCACGCGCCTGGGCAACAACTGGATTTTCTGGAAATAG
- the hscA gene encoding Fe-S protein assembly chaperone HscA, translated as MALLQISEPGQAPDPHQRRIAVGIDLGTTHSLVAAVRNGVAECLPDGEGRVILPSVVRYLQGNGRQIGFEALAALPGDPENTIASVKRFMGRGLDDIAGREKLPYRFVAKPGMVVLDTVAGEKSPVEVSAEILATLRYRAEDTFDDELYGVVVTVPAYFDDAQRQATKDAAQLAGLNVLRLINEPTAAAIAYGLDNASEGLYAVYDLGGGTFDISILRLTQGVFEVIATGGDSALGGDDYDRALADWVLQQTGAQADTAGDKAALQVAARACKEALTAMETVAFNVQLTRTSAHFDVKRTEFEAVTAGLTARTLEAVRRALRDARLGKDEVKGVVMVGGATRMPQIQRAVADFFGHAPLTNLNPDEVVALGAAIQANQLAGNNGQGDLLLLDVIPLSLGIETMGGLVERIVPRNQTIPTAMAQDFTTYKDGQTALALHVVQGERDLVADCRSLARFELRGIPPMAAGAARIRVTFTVDADGLLSVSAKEQGSGVEARIDVKPSYGLSDEQIAKMLQDSFNTAEQDIQARALAEARVDADRMLLATQSALEADGGLLEAQEREAIDALVRRLRGVAADSGDARAIEAATEALAKGTEAFAAERMNHSIQKALSGKNVETL; from the coding sequence ATGGCATTGCTGCAGATTTCCGAACCCGGCCAGGCACCCGACCCGCACCAGCGGCGCATCGCGGTGGGCATCGACCTGGGCACCACCCACTCGCTGGTGGCCGCCGTGCGCAACGGCGTGGCCGAATGCCTGCCCGACGGAGAAGGCCGGGTGATTCTTCCGTCCGTCGTGCGCTACCTGCAGGGCAATGGCCGCCAGATTGGCTTCGAGGCGCTGGCCGCGCTGCCCGGGGACCCCGAGAACACCATCGCCTCGGTCAAGCGCTTCATGGGGCGCGGGCTGGACGACATCGCCGGGCGCGAGAAGCTGCCGTACCGTTTCGTTGCCAAGCCCGGCATGGTGGTGCTGGACACCGTGGCGGGCGAGAAGTCGCCGGTCGAGGTGAGCGCCGAGATCCTTGCCACGCTGCGCTACCGGGCCGAGGACACCTTCGACGACGAGCTCTACGGCGTGGTGGTCACGGTGCCCGCGTACTTCGACGACGCGCAGCGCCAGGCCACCAAGGATGCGGCCCAGCTGGCGGGCCTGAACGTGCTGCGCCTGATCAACGAACCCACCGCCGCAGCCATCGCCTACGGGCTGGACAACGCCAGCGAAGGCCTCTACGCGGTGTACGACCTCGGCGGCGGCACCTTCGACATCTCGATCCTGCGTCTCACGCAGGGCGTGTTCGAGGTCATCGCCACCGGCGGCGACTCGGCCCTGGGCGGCGACGACTACGACCGCGCGCTGGCCGACTGGGTGTTGCAGCAGACCGGCGCGCAAGCCGACACCGCGGGCGACAAGGCGGCGCTGCAGGTGGCGGCCCGCGCCTGCAAGGAAGCCCTGACTGCTATGGAAACTGTAGCATTCAACGTCCAACTGACAAGGACATCCGCCCATTTTGATGTCAAACGCACGGAATTCGAGGCCGTCACGGCCGGTTTGACCGCCCGCACCCTGGAGGCCGTGCGCCGCGCCCTGCGCGATGCCCGGCTCGGCAAGGACGAGGTCAAGGGCGTGGTGATGGTCGGCGGCGCCACGCGCATGCCGCAGATCCAGCGCGCGGTGGCGGACTTCTTCGGCCACGCGCCCCTGACCAACCTCAACCCCGACGAGGTGGTGGCGCTGGGCGCCGCCATCCAGGCCAACCAACTGGCCGGCAACAACGGCCAGGGCGACCTGCTGCTGCTCGACGTGATCCCGCTCTCGCTGGGCATCGAGACCATGGGCGGGCTGGTCGAGCGCATCGTGCCGCGCAACCAGACCATTCCCACCGCGATGGCGCAGGACTTCACCACCTACAAGGACGGGCAGACCGCGCTGGCGCTGCATGTGGTGCAGGGCGAGCGCGACCTGGTGGCCGACTGCCGCAGCCTGGCGCGCTTCGAGCTGCGCGGCATTCCGCCCATGGCCGCGGGCGCGGCGCGCATCCGCGTCACCTTCACGGTCGATGCCGACGGGCTGCTGAGCGTGAGCGCGAAAGAGCAGGGCAGCGGCGTGGAGGCCCGCATCGACGTCAAGCCGTCCTACGGCCTGTCGGACGAGCAGATCGCGAAGATGCTGCAGGACAGCTTCAACACGGCCGAGCAGGACATCCAGGCCCGCGCCCTGGCCGAAGCCCGGGTCGATGCCGATCGCATGCTGCTGGCCACGCAAAGCGCGCTGGAGGCCGACGGCGGCCTGCTGGAGGCACAAGAGCGCGAGGCCATCGACGCGCTGGTGCGCCGGCTGCGCGGCGTCGCGGCCGACAGCGGCGATGCCCGGGCCATCGAGGCCGCCACCGAAGCGCTGGCCAAGGGCACCGAGGCCTTCGCCGCCGAACGCATGAACCACAGCATCCAGAAGGCGCTGTCGGGCAAGAACGTGGAGACCCTCTGA
- the fdx gene encoding ISC system 2Fe-2S type ferredoxin: protein MPVIKILPHPEYCPQGAEVSAPAGTSICEALLDHHINIEHACDMSCACTTCHVIVREGFSSLNELDENEEDLLDRAWGLEPQSRLSCQAILAQKDLVVEIPKYSINHAKENH from the coding sequence ATGCCTGTGATCAAGATATTGCCCCATCCCGAATACTGCCCGCAGGGCGCCGAGGTCTCGGCACCGGCCGGCACCTCGATCTGCGAGGCGCTGCTGGACCATCACATCAACATCGAGCATGCCTGCGACATGAGCTGCGCCTGCACCACCTGTCATGTGATCGTGCGCGAGGGCTTCAGCTCGCTCAACGAGCTCGATGAGAACGAGGAAGACCTGCTGGACCGCGCCTGGGGCCTGGAGCCTCAGTCGCGCCTGAGCTGCCAGGCCATCCTGGCGCAGAAGGACCTGGTGGTGGAGATTCCCAAGTACTCGATCAACCACGCCAAAGAGAACCACTGA
- a CDS encoding Bug family tripartite tricarboxylate transporter substrate binding protein translates to MNIHRKTLLQGLAAALLATAVPAWAQGGAYPSKPISFIVPFTAGSGTDVIARRITPLLEKALGQPIVVENRPGAGGTLGASQVLAAAADGHTVLIHSAGHVANAALYPKLSYDTLKDFTPIAMLATLPNVLVVSPGSGIKSVADLLARAKAQPGKMSYASAGNGSATHINAEKFRIAAQVNALHVPYRGTPPAITDVIGGQVDWFFSPLVSALPLIQDKRLVALAVGTPQRSPSLPDVPTTVEAGLPDSAYTFWVGMFVSAKTPADVAARLSRETAKVLQMPEVKAAFEKLGADASSLSQPAFAELVRQEYQSTGALIRQAGIKPD, encoded by the coding sequence ATGAACATCCACCGCAAGACCCTGCTGCAAGGGCTGGCCGCCGCCCTCCTGGCCACCGCAGTGCCCGCGTGGGCGCAAGGCGGCGCCTACCCCAGCAAGCCCATCAGCTTCATCGTGCCGTTCACGGCCGGCTCGGGCACCGACGTGATCGCGCGCCGGATCACGCCCCTGCTCGAGAAGGCACTGGGCCAGCCCATCGTGGTCGAGAACCGGCCCGGCGCGGGCGGCACCCTGGGCGCAAGCCAGGTCCTGGCCGCTGCGGCAGACGGGCACACCGTGCTCATCCACTCCGCCGGCCACGTGGCCAATGCGGCGCTGTACCCCAAGCTCAGCTACGACACGCTGAAGGACTTCACCCCGATCGCCATGCTGGCCACGCTGCCCAACGTGCTGGTGGTGTCGCCCGGCAGCGGCATCAAGTCGGTGGCCGATTTGCTGGCACGCGCCAAGGCACAGCCCGGCAAGATGTCCTATGCCTCGGCGGGCAACGGCAGTGCCACGCACATCAACGCCGAGAAGTTCCGCATCGCCGCGCAGGTCAATGCGCTGCACGTGCCCTACCGCGGCACGCCGCCGGCCATCACCGACGTGATCGGCGGGCAGGTGGACTGGTTCTTCTCGCCGCTGGTCAGCGCCCTGCCGCTGATCCAGGACAAGCGGCTGGTGGCGTTGGCCGTGGGCACGCCGCAGCGCTCGCCCAGCCTGCCGGATGTTCCCACCACGGTCGAGGCCGGGCTGCCGGACTCGGCCTACACCTTCTGGGTCGGCATGTTCGTGTCGGCCAAGACGCCGGCCGACGTGGCGGCGCGGCTGTCGCGCGAAACGGCCAAGGTGCTGCAGATGCCCGAGGTCAAGGCCGCCTTCGAGAAGCTGGGCGCAGATGCCTCGAGCCTGAGCCAGCCCGCGTTCGCGGAACTGGTGCGGCAGGAATACCAGTCCACCGGCGCGCTGATCCGGCAGGCCGGCATCAAGCCCGATTGA
- the iscA gene encoding iron-sulfur cluster assembly protein IscA: MAVTLTEAAARHVTRYLAKRGKGVGVRLGVKTTGCSGLAYKLEYVDELAPEDIVFEDHGVKVLVDPKSLAYIEGTQLDFVREGLNEGFKFNNPNERDRCGCGESFRI, translated from the coding sequence ATGGCTGTGACATTGACCGAAGCCGCCGCCCGGCACGTGACCCGCTACCTTGCCAAGCGCGGCAAGGGCGTGGGCGTGCGCCTGGGCGTCAAGACCACCGGCTGCTCCGGCCTGGCCTACAAGCTGGAGTACGTCGACGAGCTGGCGCCCGAGGACATTGTGTTCGAAGACCACGGCGTGAAGGTGCTGGTCGATCCCAAGAGCCTGGCCTACATCGAGGGCACGCAACTCGATTTCGTGCGCGAAGGCCTGAACGAGGGCTTCAAGTTCAACAACCCGAACGAGCGCGACCGCTGCGGCTGTGGCGAAAGCTTTCGCATCTGA
- the iscR gene encoding Fe-S cluster assembly transcriptional regulator IscR, with translation MRLTTKGRFAVTAMIDLALRQNNGPVTLAAISQRQQISLSYLEQLFGKLRRHELVESTRGPGGGYTLGRKAADITVADIIVSVDEPIDATQCGGKENCLGEAGRCMTHELWASLNQRMVEFLDSVTLQKLVDEQLAKGVQIEDKPSPKRAISSQPVVKPIRVNAPNSVFALGSMFAKS, from the coding sequence ATGCGTCTCACAACCAAAGGCCGCTTTGCGGTCACAGCAATGATCGATCTGGCCCTGCGCCAAAACAATGGCCCGGTCACGCTGGCAGCGATCAGCCAGCGCCAGCAGATCTCCCTGTCCTATCTCGAACAGCTGTTTGGCAAGCTGCGCCGCCACGAGCTGGTGGAATCCACCCGCGGCCCCGGCGGTGGCTACACGCTGGGCCGCAAGGCGGCCGACATCACCGTGGCCGACATCATCGTGTCGGTGGACGAGCCGATCGACGCCACCCAGTGCGGCGGCAAGGAAAACTGCCTGGGCGAAGCCGGCCGCTGCATGACGCACGAGTTGTGGGCGTCGCTGAACCAGCGCATGGTCGAGTTCCTGGACTCCGTCACGCTGCAGAAGCTGGTGGACGAGCAACTCGCCAAGGGCGTGCAGATCGAAGACAAGCCCAGCCCCAAGCGCGCCATCTCCAGCCAGCCGGTGGTCAAGCCGATCCGGGTGAATGCGCCGAACTCGGTGTTCGCCCTGGGCAGCATGTTCGCCAAGTCCTGA
- a CDS encoding ABC transporter substrate-binding protein, which yields MRLSRTLAALCLAAVAGTAAAQDTLRVIVFPGAHNLALMLGMERGIFARHGLKIELEDTPNSQALRTGLAEGRYDIAHAVVDNAVAMVEGAKHDALIVAGEYAGFNEFMVRPEITGFADIRGKVLAVDAPNTAYALVAKKILKDQGLLEGRDYTVRAVGGTLQRAQELIANPDLAASLLNAPFSITAKAQGLKSLGRQRDLLGPYQAGGVVVMRPWAQRNGDKLERYLAACIESMRFATAPANRGTAVAMLVARFKLPLQVAEQTVDQLMAPGFGLAPDMRFDMEGFRASLALRAEIEGQWGGTPPAPDRYIDLSFYERALKRL from the coding sequence ATGAGGCTCTCCAGGACACTGGCAGCCCTCTGCCTAGCCGCCGTCGCCGGCACCGCGGCGGCCCAGGACACGCTGCGCGTCATCGTCTTCCCCGGTGCGCACAACCTGGCGTTGATGCTGGGCATGGAACGCGGCATCTTCGCCAGGCACGGGCTGAAGATCGAGCTGGAAGACACGCCCAACTCGCAGGCGCTGCGCACGGGCCTGGCCGAGGGCAGGTACGACATCGCGCACGCCGTGGTCGACAACGCGGTGGCCATGGTCGAAGGCGCGAAGCATGACGCACTGATCGTGGCGGGCGAGTACGCCGGCTTCAACGAGTTCATGGTCCGTCCCGAGATCACGGGCTTTGCCGACATCCGCGGCAAGGTGCTGGCCGTGGATGCGCCGAACACCGCCTATGCGCTGGTGGCCAAGAAAATCCTGAAGGACCAGGGCCTGCTCGAAGGGCGCGACTACACGGTGCGCGCCGTGGGCGGCACGCTGCAGCGCGCGCAGGAGCTGATCGCCAACCCCGATCTGGCAGCCAGCCTGCTCAATGCGCCCTTCTCCATCACCGCCAAGGCGCAGGGTCTGAAGTCGCTCGGCCGCCAGCGCGATCTGCTGGGCCCGTACCAGGCGGGCGGCGTGGTGGTGATGCGGCCCTGGGCGCAGCGCAACGGCGACAAACTCGAGCGCTACCTCGCGGCCTGCATCGAGTCCATGCGCTTTGCGACCGCGCCCGCCAACCGGGGCACGGCCGTGGCCATGCTGGTGGCCCGCTTCAAGCTCCCGCTCCAGGTGGCCGAGCAGACCGTGGACCAGCTCATGGCGCCCGGCTTTGGCCTGGCGCCGGATATGCGCTTCGACATGGAGGGTTTCCGCGCCTCGCTCGCCCTGCGGGCCGAGATCGAGGGCCAGTGGGGCGGCACGCCCCCGGCACCGGACAGGTACATCGACCTGAGCTTCTACGAGCGCGCGCTCAAGCGGCTTTGA
- the dnaQ gene encoding DNA polymerase III subunit epsilon, translated as MTRQIVLDTETTGLSAENGDRIIEIGCVELLNRKLTGHNKHFYLNPERDSHEDALKVHGISNEFLKDKPKFVAVADELLDYLQGAEIIIHNAAFDVGFLNKELELIGRPPFKQFIGSVTDTLVMAKEMYPGKRNSLDALCDRLGVDNSGRTLHGALLDAELLADVYINLTRGQDALLIDLGATDSGSASTVRIELGGFELPVLAANEQELAAHEDLLKQLDKSSGGKTVWRANAQNSVA; from the coding sequence ATGACCCGCCAGATCGTCCTCGACACCGAAACCACCGGCCTGTCCGCGGAGAACGGCGACCGCATCATCGAGATCGGCTGCGTCGAGCTGCTCAACCGCAAGCTCACCGGCCACAACAAGCATTTCTACCTGAACCCCGAGCGCGACAGCCATGAAGACGCGCTCAAGGTGCATGGCATCAGCAACGAATTCCTCAAGGACAAGCCCAAGTTCGTCGCCGTGGCCGACGAGCTGCTGGACTACCTGCAGGGCGCCGAAATCATCATCCACAACGCGGCGTTCGACGTCGGCTTCCTGAACAAGGAGCTGGAGCTGATCGGGCGGCCTCCCTTCAAGCAGTTCATCGGCAGCGTCACCGACACGCTGGTGATGGCCAAGGAGATGTACCCCGGCAAGCGCAACTCGCTGGATGCGCTGTGCGACCGCCTGGGCGTGGACAATTCGGGCCGCACGCTGCACGGCGCCTTGCTCGATGCCGAGCTGCTGGCCGACGTCTACATCAACCTCACGCGCGGCCAGGATGCGCTGCTGATCGATCTCGGCGCCACCGACAGCGGCAGCGCCAGCACGGTCCGCATCGAGCTCGGCGGTTTCGAGCTGCCGGTGCTGGCCGCCAACGAGCAGGAGCTGGCCGCCCACGAGGATCTGCTCAAGCAGCTCGACAAGTCCAGCGGCGGCAAGACGGTCTGGCGCGCGAACGCACAAAATTCTGTGGCATAA
- a CDS encoding IscS subfamily cysteine desulfurase: protein MDMTPHFPIYMDYGATTPVDPRVVDAMIPWLREHFGNPASRSHAWGWEAEEAVEKARDQVAELIGADPREIVWTSGATESNNLALKGAAQFYKSKGRHLITVKTEHKAVLDTMRELERQGFEVTYLDVQEDGLLNMDALKAAIRPDTILVSVMFVNNEIGVIQDIPAIGALCREKGIIFHVDAAQATGKVEIDLKTLPVDLMSLASHKTYGPKGIGALYVRRKPRVRLEAQMHGGGHERGMRSGTLPTHQIVGMGEAFRLARLEMAQDGAKARALHDRLLNGLKDVEQVFLNGHPDQRVPHNLNMSFNFVEGESLIMGIKGLAVSSGSACTSASLEPSYVLRALGRSDELAHSSLRMTIGRFTTEEEIDYAISTIKHNVAKLRDLSPLWEMYQDGVDISSIQWTAH from the coding sequence ATGGACATGACCCCGCACTTCCCGATCTACATGGATTACGGCGCCACCACGCCGGTTGACCCGCGCGTGGTGGACGCGATGATCCCCTGGTTGCGCGAGCATTTCGGCAACCCGGCATCGCGCAGCCACGCCTGGGGCTGGGAAGCGGAAGAAGCCGTGGAGAAGGCCCGTGACCAGGTGGCCGAGCTGATCGGCGCCGACCCGCGCGAGATCGTCTGGACCTCCGGCGCGACCGAGTCCAATAATCTTGCGCTCAAAGGCGCGGCCCAGTTCTACAAGAGCAAAGGCCGCCACCTGATCACCGTCAAGACCGAGCACAAGGCCGTGCTCGACACCATGCGCGAGCTCGAACGCCAGGGCTTCGAGGTGACCTACCTGGACGTGCAGGAAGACGGCCTGCTCAACATGGACGCGCTCAAGGCCGCGATCCGCCCCGACACCATCCTGGTCAGCGTGATGTTCGTGAACAACGAGATCGGCGTGATCCAGGACATCCCGGCCATCGGCGCGCTGTGCCGCGAGAAGGGCATCATCTTCCACGTCGACGCGGCGCAGGCCACGGGCAAGGTCGAGATCGACCTCAAGACGCTGCCGGTGGACCTGATGAGCCTGGCTTCGCACAAGACCTATGGCCCCAAGGGCATCGGCGCGCTGTACGTGCGCCGCAAGCCGCGCGTGCGGCTGGAAGCCCAGATGCACGGTGGCGGCCACGAGCGCGGCATGCGCTCGGGCACGCTGCCCACGCACCAGATCGTCGGCATGGGCGAAGCCTTCCGGCTGGCCCGCCTCGAAATGGCGCAGGACGGGGCCAAGGCCCGCGCCCTGCACGACCGCCTGCTCAATGGCCTCAAGGATGTGGAACAGGTGTTCCTCAACGGCCACCCCGACCAGCGCGTGCCGCACAACCTCAACATGAGCTTCAACTTCGTCGAGGGAGAATCGCTGATCATGGGCATCAAGGGCTTGGCCGTGTCCTCAGGCTCGGCCTGCACCTCGGCCAGCCTGGAGCCCAGCTACGTGCTGCGCGCCCTGGGCCGCAGCGACGAACTCGCGCACAGCAGCCTGCGCATGACCATCGGCCGCTTCACGACCGAGGAAGAAATCGACTACGCCATCTCCACCATCAAGCACAACGTGGCCAAGCTGCGCGACTTGAGCCCGCTGTGGGAGATGTATCAGGACGGAGTGGACATCAGCTCCATCCAGTGGACCGCGCATTGA
- the iscU gene encoding Fe-S cluster assembly scaffold IscU yields MAYSEKVVDHYENPRNVGSFDKGDETVGTGMVGAPACGDVMKLQIKVNPQTGVIEDARFKTYGCGSAIASSSLVTEWVKGKTLDEAAALKNSQIAEELALPPVKIHCSILAEDAIKAAVDDYKKKHVH; encoded by the coding sequence ATGGCCTACTCAGAAAAAGTCGTTGATCACTATGAAAATCCCCGCAACGTCGGCTCCTTCGACAAGGGCGACGAGACGGTCGGCACCGGCATGGTGGGTGCGCCCGCCTGCGGCGACGTGATGAAGCTGCAGATCAAGGTCAACCCGCAGACCGGCGTGATCGAGGATGCGCGCTTCAAGACCTATGGCTGCGGCTCCGCCATCGCCTCCAGCTCGCTGGTGACCGAATGGGTCAAGGGCAAGACCCTGGACGAAGCGGCTGCGCTCAAGAACAGCCAGATCGCCGAAGAACTGGCGTTGCCGCCGGTGAAGATCCACTGCTCCATCCTGGCCGAAGACGCCATCAAGGCCGCGGTGGACGACTACAAGAAGAAGCACGTGCACTGA